The genomic stretch CGTCCTTCCCGCACGGCGGAGTCACCCGTCGAAGCCCCCAAGCCAACGTTGATAGCGACTCGACACCTGGAGAGTCCATCCATCAGCGACAGGAGAAACGCAATGAAAGCAGATACTGTATCAAGCGACGGGCCAATGGCGACTGGCGCCGGCCCCCAACCTGCAGGCGCCCGCTGCTCGGAGTCCGAGTTCGCGCAGATCCAGTACGGTGTCGGGCGGCTCCTCGACCTGCAATGCGAGCAGCAGCAGAGCCTGCGCCATTTTCTGGATTTCCAGGCACAGCTGATCGGGGTCCAACTGCTGCACTCGCCGCAGCACGTGGGGCAACCCATGGCGATACCTGTTCAGGTGAGCGCAGCGAATCTCGCGCCCCCTCCGCGTGCACAGGCGGAGGCTGTCCCTTCCGTGGCTCCGATGATCCTCAGTGCGGCTCCGCCCACCCCGGTATTGCCCAAACAGTTGGTCGCTTCCAGTACGAGTGAGCCGACTCTGGAGTTCGCGGGTTCCATCGAGGCCCCCGAACCCGTGGCCGCGCCGCTCGAAAGCGGGCCCGCTGCGACGCGTAGCAATGGCAGCCTGCCGCCGAGCCATGCTTCGGCTGCCGAATTCAAGGCTGACCTGCTAAGCACGGTATCGGAACGCACGGGATATCCTGCCGACATGCTGGATCTCGACGCACATATGGAGGCCGACCTCGGCATCGATTCCATCAAGCGGATCGAGATTTTCAGTGGCCTCACGAGCAAATACAACCTGCTTGGCGAGCGCAACGAAGAAGCGGTCATCGAGGAGCTGTCGGGGCTCAAGACCCTGAACGAGGTTATGGGGTGGTACGAGCAGTTACTGGGCGGCGCAGTTGCCGCTGAGCTGGGAGTGATGTCCCCAAAAAAAGCTCAGACTCCACTGTCCACGTTCAATGAGACGGTGGAGTCCAAAATCGATACGACGCAGACCGATCCGGTGCAGTGCTATACGGTCCAGCCGATTGCTGCACACTTTGATGATGGCGTCGGCGTAACCGATTTTCCGGCCGGTTACCCGATCCTGTTGATCGGCGATGAGACGCCGCTAGGCAACGCGTTCAAGAGCGCGCTGAGGCGTGGCGGCCACTCTGTACGCCAGCTCATACCGGGCAAAGCGACACGCGTGCTGGATGAGGGCCGCTATGAAGTCGATTTCTCGTCGCTCGAGTCCGTGCAGCAGCTTCGCGAACTGCTCGCTGGCTCGGCTGAACCGGTCGGCACACTGATCAATTTGATGGGGGCGTCCGGTGACAGCGATGCGCGTGGCCACCATCAACAGGATGGGCGTGCGTTGTTTTTGCTGTTGAAAGTATTCGAGAGGGATCTGAAAAACAGCGCTCAGGGCGGCGCGGGCTGGATAGTCAACGTGACCTCCTTCGACGGACAGTTTGGCCTCAGTCAGTCGCGCGCGTTTGCAGCTGAAAGCGCTGGCATTCTGGGTGTCGCAAAGTCCGTCGCGCGAGAGTGGTCGACGGTCCGCGTGAAGTGCATCGACGTCGCGCCCGGGCTGGAGCCAGACTGGCTGGCGGCGCAGGTGCTGGCTGAGATGCGCAGCGGGCAACCGGGTGTCGAAGTCGGGTACACGGGGCAGGGACGCTGGCGGCTTGACCTGAAAAACCATGACGTGCTCCGTCAGGACCTGTCCAGATTGACCCTGGATCCCGACGCGGTGGTGCTGGTCACCGGCGGCGCCTACGGCATCACCGCGGACGTTACCCGCGCGCTCGCCGAAAAGTATCGTCCAAGGTTGATTGTGGTCGGACGCAGCGCACTGCCAGAGGACGAAGCGGAGACGATTTTCGACATCGAGGATCCGGCCGAACTGAAGCAGTTCCTGATCCGGGACATGCGAGCCCGGCACGGCAAGGTGACCCCGGCGGAGGTCGACCGCGCACTCAAACGGGTGATAAGGGACCGCGAGATCCGGGCCAATCTGGCCGCGATGCGAGCGACGGGCGCCCAGGTCGAATATCACAGCCTTGACGTGCGCGACCGGGTCGCGTTCGGCAACCTGATCGACGATGTCTATGCGCGCTGTGGCCGCATCGATGGCGTCCTGCATGGCGCAGGCGTGATTAGCGACAAGCTGATTGCGGACAAGTCCGTCGAATCGTTCGACGCCGTGTTCGATACCAAGGTGACTCCGGCACTCGTGCTGGAGAGCAAGCTGCGCCCGTCGAGCCTGAAGTTCATCGTGTTTTTCTCGTCGGTCACCGGTCGCTTCGGCAACGTCGGTCAGTGCGATTACAGCGCTGCCAATGAGGTGTTGAACAAACTGGCCAACCGGCTCTGTCATACCTGGCCGCATGTCCATGCCGTCTCGATCAACTGGGGGCCGTGGGATGCGGGCATGGTCAGCGACGAGTTGCGCAAACTCTATGCGGCACGATCCATCCGGCCAATACCGGCTGAGCTTGGGCGGCGCCATTTTCTTGACGAATTGGAGCGTGGGGCGAGCGGCAAACCCGAACTCGTCATTTCGTCGAGCATCCAGCAAATCGCCACGCTGCGCCTTGGCCACGAAAAAGGAGCATCAATCAAATGAACACTTTCGCCAAGCCGGTTCTCACCCACTTCTGGCCGGCACAAGTTGCCAAGCCCGTGGCACAGCGCATTACCCTGGAAGTCAGCGCCTATGCGTTGGCGATGGGTTACTGCAAGACCCACGACATTCAGAACAAGGAGGGCGTTCGCCAGGCGATGCGCGACCTGAAGGACAAGTTCTCGAAGTACGCTGTATCGCCCGATCAGATCAGGCGGCGGCAACTCGTGTTCTTCCCGCGGATCAGGGACATTCGCTTCGTCGATGGCGAGCTGGTCCTCGCCGAACCGACTGCAGAGAACAGGCACCTGCGGTTGCACTCATCCGATATGAAGGATCCCAAAGGGGCGAATATCCGGGAGCGTCATGAGAGTTATGGAAAGGTGGTCGGTACCTGCCTCGCCGAGATGTACGACGGCATCACCGCTGCGCCCGATGACATGATCCACGTGACGAGTACCGGATACCTCGCGCCGAGTCCTGTGGAACGGATGGTCGCAAACAAGGAATGGTTCGATACGACGGTCACTCACAGCTATCACATGGGCTGTTACGGCGCCTTTCCCGCCATCAGGATGGCGCACGGCTTTCTGTCGTCCTCGCACTTTGGGGCTACGCCGCCGAAGCAACGTGTGGACGTCGTCCATACCGAGCTTCTGTCGGCTCACCATAATCTCGAGGACTCCAGCGCGGAAAACATCGTGGCGATGACCCTGTTCGGCGATGGATTCATCAAGTATTCGGTCTGCTCCGACGAGTACGTGCGAGCGCGAGGACTCCGGGGCCTG from Paraburkholderia phytofirmans OLGA172 encodes the following:
- a CDS encoding 3-oxoacyl-[acyl-carrier-protein] synthase III C-terminal domain-containing protein, producing the protein MNTFAKPVLTHFWPAQVAKPVAQRITLEVSAYALAMGYCKTHDIQNKEGVRQAMRDLKDKFSKYAVSPDQIRRRQLVFFPRIRDIRFVDGELVLAEPTAENRHLRLHSSDMKDPKGANIRERHESYGKVVGTCLAEMYDGITAAPDDMIHVTSTGYLAPSPVERMVANKEWFDTTVTHSYHMGCYGAFPAIRMAHGFLSSSHFGATPPKQRVDVVHTELLSAHHNLEDSSAENIVAMTLFGDGFIKYSVCSDEYVRARGLRGLRILAFRENLLPDSADDMTEVPSSHQFQMTLTIRVPIVIKRHVRRFVIALLQSIGIDFERDKHSLVFAIHPGGPRIVEHIQDELGLRDDHVVISKEVFRDNGNMTSATIPHILKRIVEEKAIAPGTRVVSLGFGPGLTVTGLVMEKV